Below is a window of Acidaminococcales bacterium DNA.
CCACATTCTTCCCCGGGCTTGTCGCTGTAAAACTCCCGCTCTTCCACAAAATCCCCCATTATGTCCGCGCGGCCTATTCTTTTTCGCCGGTCAGCCGGTAAAGCACTTCATGATAAGCGTCCTCCACCTGCCCCAAGTCGCGCCGAAAACGGTCTTTGTCCAGTTTGTTGTCCGTAGCGGCGTCCCACAGGCGGCAAGTGTCCGGCGTTATCTCGTCCGCCAGCAGTACGGCGCCGTTATAAAGGCCAAATTCCAGCTTGAAATCGACCAGTTTAATGCCTTTGCGCAAAAGGTGCCCCTCCAGCAGCCCGTTTACCGCCAGGGCTTCTTTTTCCAAAGCGGCGACCTGTTCCGGCGACGCCAGGGAAAGCGCCTTTATATGGCAGTAGTTGACAAGCGGGTCGCCTAAACTGTCGTTCTTGTAATAAAGCTCCACGACCGGTTCGGCCAGCCGTTCCCCTTCCGGCAGCCCTAACCGCTTGGACAGGCTGCCGGCCGCGATATTGCGGACGACCACCTCCAGCGGCAGGATGTCTACTTTTTTGCACAAAAGCTCGCGCTCGCTCAAGCGTTTGATTAAATGAGTCTTTATGCCGGACTTTTCCAGCAGTTTGAAAAAAAATTCCGTCAATTTATTGTTAATTATCCCTTTGTTGACGATCGTCCCTTTTTTCAAGCCGTTGAAAGCCGTCGCGTCGTCTTTGTAGTAAATGATCACCTCGTCCGCCTTTTCCGTTGCGAAAATCTTTTTGGCCTTGCCTTCATAAAGCATTACGGACATTTTGGGCACCCTTCTTTCCATAAAAAATAACCGGCTTGAAAGGATAGCTATATATTAACATTATAACAGATTTTGCGCTTGGCAAGATTATTTTTCCTGCAGCCGCCCCTTTAGTTTGTCGGCCTTTCCTGCCGCTTCCTCTTTCAAGCGCTCTCTGTACGCGTCCAGTTTTTCCGCCAGCGGCCCGCCGCCCACGGCCAATATCTCCACCGCCAGCAGCGCCGCGTTTTTTGCCCCGTTGATCGACATGCAGGCTACCGGGATTCCCGCCGGCATCTGCGCTATGCTCAAAAGCGCGTCCATGCCGCCGAGCGGCGTTGAATTGATCGGCACGCCAATGACCGGGAGATTGGTATAGGATGCCACCACGCCCGGCAAGTGCGCCGCCGCGCCCGCCGCCGCGATGATTGCGCCTATGCCCCGCCCCTTCGCGCCCACGGCGAAATCGCGGACCAATTCCGGCGTGCGGTGCGCGGAGGCGACTTGCGCCTCAAACTCAACGCCGAACGCGGCCAGAGTTTCCCCGGCGGCCTCCAGCACCGGCCAGTCAGAGTCGCTGCCCATAACTATCGCAACTTTCAACATGTTCATTCCCCTCGTCGCAAATATAACACAAAACCCTATTTTATTTTATCCGCCGTTTCTCCTTTGGTCAATAAGACAAATTATCGGACGCGCCCGTTTTTGTGTCGGCGCGAAAAATTCTCGGGCTTTACTTTTTTCGCGCCGCGATTTGCAAAAAAACGGAATTTGCGCCAGCACGCCAGATGCGGGCACCATTTGACAAACATCAGCGGCAAAGTATATAATAACACAAAAGGGGTTATAGCTCAGTTGGTTAGAGCGCTTCGTTGACATCGAAGAGGTCATAGGTTCGAGTCCTACTAACCCCACCAGCATTCAAGCGGGTTTTGGCGATTGGCCAAAACCCATTTTTTGTTTTTGTGCCTTATTTTGTGCCTTACGGGGTGAAAAAGACGGCATTTTATACGACGAAATAAGGGTTTCATTTTGCGCTTATATTTATTGGTTTCTGATACACGTTAAAAGTAGCGATAGTAATATAATTTTATTATCGCTACTTTGCAAACTGGAAACGTCCCCCCGGAAATGGCTGCTGCTTTTTTAGCGCCCAGAGCGCCCAGGGGCGGACTTATTTTGTTTTTCTGGCCGGAGCTTGCGCCCTTTCTTTCCCCTTCCCAAAATCAACGCTGCGGCGCGGCAGGGCAATTTAAAAACCGCTTGGGATTCGTATTAGCAATAAAAAAGTAAAAACCGCCTTTCCCTGAACAAGAAGCGGTTTTTTCTTAACTTCTTCCTTCTTTTTAGGGCAACCGCTTATCGGTAGCGCCCCTTTTGCTATTATTATACACCGTCCGATCCGGCATGTAAAATTTTCGTTGGGGGAAAAGCCAAAAATCGGCCGTGCGTCGTAAAGTCCTTGGGCGTCCGGTATTATCCGGCACCAGCCAAAATCGCAGGTGGGGGGGTGCTTATGGCTCGTACTCCCCCAATCTGCGCCAAAAAATTCGCTCGCGTTTGGCGTTTTTCTTAACTTCTTCCTTGCTTCGCCCTTGCTTCTTTGCGATAGGGTACTTGCTTTCAAGTGCGCCGGTTAGCCTATTTTTCGTCGCCCTGACAGCCAAGCGCCTTTTTTAATTCCTTCAAGCGTTCTTCTGTCCGGCGGTATTCGTCGATTAGTTCTTTATTGGCGGCGCAATAGTAGTTTATAACTTTTGCAAGCGCGGCCGTTTCGGAAGTGCGCAAAAGGCCGGCAATCATTTTCAGGCTTTGCCGCGCGTCCTTGTCAATGTCCATGACCAACCTGCTTGTTTCGCCCCTGCGCTTTGGTCGGCCAGTTGGTTTGATTTTTGGCCGCTCTTCCAGCCCGGCCAGTTCGTCAAGTTCTTTTTCTGATAAATTGCCGCCCATTTTTACCCCTTCTTTCTTGGGAAATATTCGGGAAATAATACTGAAATAGCGTAAAATTTACGTCCGATAATATGGATTATGTCAAGTAAACGTGATTTCAGTTCGTATTATTTCTTATTTACCAAAATATATAATTATTTACCAAAATTAAAATATTCACTATCAGGTTTAATTACTGGCTGCTTTGCTTTTTTAATTTTATACTTCATTAAAGATTTTTTCAAGCAATTTTATCGCCAACTATTTTTTTCGCTTGGCTTGTGGGAAGTGTGGCGGCGAATTAAAGGGTGTCGTTCCGTGGTGTTTTTTTGGCAACAAAGTCGAAAATTTATACTATGTTCCCCCAACAGGAAAAGGCTTAAAGGTTCCCCGATAATTTCGGGTAAGCAACCCGGTTCGCCATAGGCAAGAAATTGAACCTGCTTAATTTTGAGTAAGTTCGATTCCTTGCCGCAGCGCTCAATGTATTCCTGGACTTTCACACAAAATTGTTAAAAAGTATTCGCCGCAATTTTTACTCGAAGCTTCCTTTTTTCGGCAAGTAGATGATTGCCGCTTGGCCTACTGCCTTTATCGCCCCGCCGTTTTCCCCGGTAAGCTCCTGATGTACTTCGTCGCGCCATTTGTCGGGCTTTCGGTTTTTCAGCCAGAATATAATGGCCGCTGTGTCGCCGCCTGCGGCCTATTGATAAAGCGCGTTTTCCACCTGCCGGTCGGCGACGTCCTTGCCCTGTTTTAGGGCGTCCGAAATGTCCGAACAATGTTTTTTCCACTCGCTTAAAGTGCTGCGCGATATGCCCAGCCCCGGAGCAGGGCAAGCCCCTCCGCCGGTCAGCCAATATGCGTTTTTGCCTTCTGCCATGCGTTTCATTTCCCCCCTTCATTGCCTCAGGTCGCGTCAGACTTGCGGGTAAGTGCCGAACACCGACGCGTACCGATAAAGTAAAATGCCCCTCGTGGCAAAATGGTTAATATTGTGGTCGGATTTGCCGACTTTTTCAAAGAAATCTGCCGCCATGTCCTTCAAATCGTCGATGTTTATTGTCCATTCGTTGGCAAATTCTTCAAGTTCATCCCGTATGCGGACGCGCTGTTCAAGGCTGATGAACGGATGCCGCTTGCCGGGGTAATAGCTTGGGTACAGTTCTTTCATGTACCAGAACATAAAATTTTGTATTCCGTCAATCATCGTTTTTCAACTCCCTTTTTTGCAACAAGTCTCAAACGGATTTGCAATGCGCTTTTGCTTGTCAATCCGGCGGTGGGTTGCCTGAATTAACCCCTTTGTCCGGCCTATCGCCCCGTAGCCATTCGCAAAACCCCGGCAAAGTGCAATCATGGCCGCCGCTAATGTATTGCCCTGCCATTTGCTTTAAAGCCTCGATATCACCTTCGTTGGCAGCGTTGCCCCAAAGCCTCAGCAGTTCATTGTGGCATTGCCTGATGGTATCGGTGGGCGTGTCCGGGTATCGCTTCCCCTTTGCCTGTAAATAGCAATCGTCCCTGAACCAGTGAAGGAACTCAATTATCTTTTCGTTGGGTTTTAAAAGGGCGCGTTCTTCGCCAGAAGAACCATTATATATAATGGCACTCACATCGCTAACGCTCGTTCGTGC
It encodes the following:
- a CDS encoding DNA-packaging protein; protein product: MAEGKNAYWLTGGGACPAPGLGISRSTLSEWKKHCSDISDALKQGKDVADRQVENALYQ
- a CDS encoding phosphoribosylaminoimidazolesuccinocarboxamide synthase, with amino-acid sequence MPKMSVMLYEGKAKKIFATEKADEVIIYYKDDATAFNGLKKGTIVNKGIINNKLTEFFFKLLEKSGIKTHLIKRLSERELLCKKVDILPLEVVVRNIAAGSLSKRLGLPEGERLAEPVVELYYKNDSLGDPLVNYCHIKALSLASPEQVAALEKEALAVNGLLEGHLLRKGIKLVDFKLEFGLYNGAVLLADEITPDTCRLWDAATDNKLDKDRFRRDLGQVEDAYHEVLYRLTGEKE
- the purE gene encoding 5-(carboxyamino)imidazole ribonucleotide mutase, coding for MNMLKVAIVMGSDSDWPVLEAAGETLAAFGVEFEAQVASAHRTPELVRDFAVGAKGRGIGAIIAAAGAAAHLPGVVASYTNLPVIGVPINSTPLGGMDALLSIAQMPAGIPVACMSINGAKNAALLAVEILAVGGGPLAEKLDAYRERLKEEAAGKADKLKGRLQEK